The Thermoanaerobacter uzonensis DSM 18761 genome includes the window GCGTACTTTTAATTAAAAGAGGTGTTTCTATCTCTATAAAACCATTTCTGTTTAAAAAGTCACGAACCACTTTAGTTATTTTAAACCGAGTCATTAAATTTTGTTGCATTAAAGACCTTCTCAAATCTAAGTATCTGTATTTCAACCTTATAGCTTCTGATACATTGCTCCTATCCTCTATTGGAAAAGGCGGAGTCTCTGATTTGCTTAAAATTTTTAAAGTATTAGCATATATTTCAATTTCTCCTGTAGAAATTTTAGAATTTACATTTTCCGGAGCCCTTTTTACCACTTTTCCCTCTATTGCCAGTACATATTCACTTCTTACGATTTGCACTTTTTCAAAGGCTTCAGAAGAAACCTCATTGCTAAAAACCACCTGCACAATGCCTGTTCTATCTCTTAAATCTATAAACACTAATCCTCCATGGTCTCTTCTCCTTTGTACCCATCCCATTACTACAACAGACTTATCTATATCTTCAATTGTCAATTCTCCACACATGTGAGTTCTTTTAAGACCATTTAATTGTTCTCCCATTTAACTCCCTCCGTTTATATATTTTTTATTCTTTGTTCTATCTCATCAATGGATATTTCTATTTCGCTTCCATCTCTCATATTTTTTAATTTAACTTTGTTTTCCTTCATCTCTTCTTCTCCTATTACAATAGCAAATTTCGCATTAAGCTTATTTGCATACTTCATTTGTGCTTTTAAACTTCTATCCATGTTGTCTCTTTCTACTTTTAATCCATTAAATCGCAGTTTATTAGCAAGAGCAAAAGTAAATAATTTTGCTTCTTCCCCAACATAAGCGATAAACAAATCTACGCCTTCAGGTTTTGGAATTTCAATGCTATTTTGCTCTAATGTAATAAGGAGCCTCTCTAACCCCATTCCAAAACCTACTCCCGGCATAGAAGGCCCTCCGCATTCTTCTATAAGGCCATCATACCTTCCTCCACCGCACACAGTTCCTTGAGCTCCGATGTCTTTTGAAATTATTTCAAAAGCAGTTTTGGTATAATAATCAAGTCCTCTCACAATCCTGGGGTCAATTATATAACCATAGCCCATTACATCCAAATATTTTTGTAACTCTTCAAAATGATTTTTGCAGTCATCGCACAAATAATCTGTAATAAGAGGCGCATCTTTGGTTATCCTCTGACAGCTTTCAACTTTACAGTCTAATACTCTCAAAGGATTTATCTCATATCTGACTTTACAGTCATCACACAAATACTCCAAATTCTCCTTTAAAAAATCCTTAAGTACTTTATTATAATTTTTTCTACAAACAGGACATCCTACACTGTTTATTCTAAGCTCCAAATTATTAAGCCCCAATTTTTTTAAAAGTGTCATAGCAACACTTATAACTTCTGCATCTGCAGAAGCGCTTTTAGCACCAAAAATTTCTACTCCAAATTGGTGATGTTCTCTTAACCTTCCCGATTGAGGCCTTTCATATCTGTAAACAGGAGTTATATAGTACAATTTGGTAGGCTGTGTTTCTGCATACAAATTGTGCTCTATAAATGCTCTTACAGCTGGAGAAGTACCTTCAGCCTTTAAAGTAATGCTTCTCCCCCCTTTATCAGTAAAAGTGTACATCTCTTTTCTCACAATGTCAGTAGATTCCCCTACTCCTCTTAAAAACAACTCAGTATGTTCAAAGCCAGGCGTTCTTATCTCTTTAAAACCGTAAACATCACATATCTCCCTTATGAGTCCTTCTATATATTGCCATTTATATGATTCTGAAGGGAGAATGTCCTTTGTCCCTCTTGGCGCTTTTGTAAGCATTTCACCAACTCCTTTTAAATTTTGTAAAAACTTTATACATTTAAAAACCCCTCGTCTGCAAAAATTTGCAGGGACGAGAGGTTAAATCCCGTGGTGCCACCCTGATTTGGACTCATTCCCTTAACGCAGGTTCACGGAGCCAGCCTACA containing:
- the hisS gene encoding histidine--tRNA ligase gives rise to the protein MLTKAPRGTKDILPSESYKWQYIEGLIREICDVYGFKEIRTPGFEHTELFLRGVGESTDIVRKEMYTFTDKGGRSITLKAEGTSPAVRAFIEHNLYAETQPTKLYYITPVYRYERPQSGRLREHHQFGVEIFGAKSASADAEVISVAMTLLKKLGLNNLELRINSVGCPVCRKNYNKVLKDFLKENLEYLCDDCKVRYEINPLRVLDCKVESCQRITKDAPLITDYLCDDCKNHFEELQKYLDVMGYGYIIDPRIVRGLDYYTKTAFEIISKDIGAQGTVCGGGRYDGLIEECGGPSMPGVGFGMGLERLLITLEQNSIEIPKPEGVDLFIAYVGEEAKLFTFALANKLRFNGLKVERDNMDRSLKAQMKYANKLNAKFAIVIGEEEMKENKVKLKNMRDGSEIEISIDEIEQRIKNI